The DNA segment tgatggaaacaagcacaccatgcaaccgaacaatctcctaaatgtaaatctgggacaatctctctgaagagtaagtagtcaccaccggaataaaatgtgccgacttggtcaacctgtcaacaatgacccaaacaacatcaaacttcctcaacgtccgtggcaacccaacaacgaagtccatagtgatgcgttcccactTCCATTCTGGTATAACTTCAGGCCACCCGGACTCTCGTGtccatacttgacctgctggcagtTTAGATATCttgctacatactcaactatgtccttcttcatccgctgccactaataatgttgcctcagATCGCGATACGTCTTCATAGCccatggatgaatagaataccgagaactgtgtgcctcctctagaatcttctccctcaagccatcaacattaggaacacaaagaTGACCCTGGAgccgcagaacaccatccgctcaaGTAATGAAGACTGAGCCATTACATACgtaagaactcgactgggctctgaaatatccaatctcacaagtctgttagctaaggactgaatgtccaaagccaatggcctctcctctgctaaaataaatgccaaactacccatactctcagcatttctgcttaaggcatctgcaaccacatttgccttgcccggatgataaaggatggtaatatcataatcctttagtaactcaagccacctgcgctgcctcaaattaagatccctctgcttgaacaaatgctgcaagctatgatgatcggtgtaaacctcacaggacaccccataaagataatgcctttagatcttgagagcatgaactatcgcaaccaactccaaatcatgtacggggtaattcttctcgcgGGGCTTTggctgacatgaagcatatgcaataactcgcccatcctacatcaatacacagcccaggccaatgcgtgaagcgtcgaaatacacaatatacatccctGAATCGGAAGACAACACTACCAccagtgttgtagtcaaagctgtcttgagcttctgaaagctcgcctcgtaatcatcagaccatcggaatagagcacccttctgggtcaatctagtcaaaggtgctgcaatagatgagaagccctctataaaccggcgataataacctactaaccccaGGAATCTCCTGATCTCGTtcgttgtggtaggacgaggccaactctggactgcctcgatcttcctaggatctaccttaataccctcccctgatataacatgccccaagaatgccacagaatctaaccagtactcgcacttggagaacttagcatataacttatattcccgcaaggtctgaagcactaatctcaaatgctgctcgtgctcacccatactacgtgagtagatcaatatgttgtcaataaagacaatgatgaatgaatcaagatacggcttgaacactcggttcatcaaatccataaatgccgccagggcattagtcaagccgaaggatatcaccaaaaactcatagtgaccacaTCTAGTCTGGAAGGCCGTTTTTGCAATATCCGAAgcacgaatcttcaactgatgataccccgttCTCAAGTCGATCAAAGAGAACACCCTGgtaccctacaactggtcaaacaaatcatcaatatgcaaAAATGGGTACTTggtcttaatggtaactttgttcaactagcggtaatgattgcacatccgcatagtttcttcttcacgaacaacaccggtgcatcccaaggcgacacactcggtctgacgaacccctttgctagcaactcatcaagttgttccttcaactccttcaactctttcggagccatgcagtacggtggaatagagataggctgggtacgtggagccaaatcaatataaaaattgatatcacgatctggtgtcATGTCtggtagatcagaaggaaacacatcagatAACTCCTACACCACAAGCACTAAATCAATTATCGGAGTCTCTGCAGCAGTATCCCAAACATAAGttagataagctaaacaacccttctcgaccatgtgtcgagccttcaggtGAGAGATAACCCGAATAGATGCACTGACatatgaacccttccactccaatctaggcaactacGATAtcaccaaggtaacagtcttggcatggtaaTCAAGGACgacatgatatggagacaaccggtccatgcccaggatgacctcaaagtcggtcatatcgagcaatagaagatctgctctagtctcataactgCAGAAAGTCATGATACAAGACCGGTAAATctgatccacaataacagaatcgcctactGGCGTGTATACACATaaaggagtacccaaggactcgcgAGGAACACCTAGAAAATGAgaaaacagagatgaaacatatgaatatgtaggccctggatcaaatagtaccatagcatccctaccgcagacagaaataatacctgtgattaTGGCATCTGAGGATACTGCATCCGGTGTGGTTGGaaaggcatagaacctagctggagtgccacctgactggcctccacctctaggatagcccctacccacctgccctccgcctctgggcaGCCAGATGGCAGGTGTGGTAATCATGGGCCGATAGTTCTACTGCTcagccttgccccgaagtctgggacaaaacctcttcacgTGGCCAAGaactccgcactcgaaacaatcCCTCGGAACGGTGGACTGttgacctgaagtctgaccctgatggacTGAATATCCACTaaaggaaccctgaatagctggcagGCGGTAAGTACTCTCTggaatggcactgaaatagggtcgTGCTGGAGCACTCCGAGGAGGCAGTGGTAATGACTGCATGATCCTGCTAGGCTGAACCCTCAGGAGCTAACCTCTGCCCCCAAGTGGGGTGCCACTGAATCCTCCAAAACTGCCGAGTCTGCTTGTCCCTCGACGCAAACTCTCTGCTGCGGTTTCGAATATGCTCGATCCTCCAAGCTATATTCGTAACCTAAAGAAAAAGAGTCCCCATCTCTGCCTCACGGGCCATAGGTACCTGAATCTCAAGGTGCAAACCTGCAatgaacctccgcaccctctctgtATCTATGAGGAGTATAATAGCTGCATGGCGAGAATAGTCAGtaaacctcgcctcatagtcaGTGACAGACATGTGACCCTGATAGAGTCGCTCAAACTGACACCGAAGCTCCTCTATCTCAAAAGGTGTTatatacttctccaagaatagatgtgtaaactgatcccaagtcaagggaggtgaaCTTGCTGTCCTGCTAAGAAGATAAGCCTGCCACCATCTACGAGCCTTGCCCTCAAACTGAAAAGTGGTGAAGTCCACCCCGTTGGACTCCAATATCCCCATGTTTCGGAGCCTATCCTTGCACcggtcaatgaaatcctgggggtcTTCTGACCGCTCACCCCCAAAGGTAGGGGgtgaagcctagtccatctgtccagccGCTTCTGTTGATCATCAGTCGTGACTGGTACAACCTCTGGCATAGCCGCTATAACAGGCTGGGCTCCGCCCACAGGTAGTGCTCCTGGGGTATGATAAATGGCAGCGGcgtgccctggagcctgagcaGTATGGATCTGTCCTTCCCCTCCCACTTGAGATGAGGGTCCGCAGGAAATAAACCAGTCTACgtcatagagtccatgaaccgcaacatacaccccatgacctcctggaatcctggCGCAGTCATGAAATTTGCTGGGGATGGCACAGCTGCAGGCGTCTTATCTTCGTCCTCAACAACAGGATCCTACACTAGATCCATAGGTGGCATAATAGGAGAAACCCTAGGGAACCCTCATTCTCTGACTGGAGCTggagccctcccccggcctctgcctcagACTCTAGCAATgtgggagggggggagggggggcagCCCCTCGACCGCCTGGTACATCCGTCAtgtgcgttctcaccatctgtgagagatcaATAGAAATACACTTAGTATAATATCAACTGCATGATAGGAggtgaagaaagagaagtttcctaacaccctatagcctctcaaagataagcacGGACGTcttcgcaccgatccgcaagactctgctaggcctgctcataacccgtgagacctatgtgaacttaagctctgataccaagctgtcacgacccaaatccgtAAGAGGGTCGAGACTGCACCTAACGCCGCCATTAGGCAAGCCCACAGGTGCCATTACTTATTATTTACCCCTTTTTAACACATCTTAATACGAAAATTCCTTCTGTTTTTAGAGAATAGTTTAACTAGCTTTCTTACAACTGTGACAAGTCTTTTTAAACAAAATGCCATCATAATAAGCACATACTCTGCGATGATAGAAATAACGAGTGTAGCATTACATAAATGCaacaaatccccaaaattcggcatcacaagtacatgagcaatctagagaatTTACAAAACTACTAAAAACTATTGTCCGAAAGTAATAGACATGAATAGTAAATAATATGGAAGGAGACTCCGGTGCTACGGATCGTACCAAGGTAGGCAGCTCACCCCTAATCTCCGAAATGACCAGTTACGCGCCCGCATGAGCACTTGTGGAacctgtctcagtacctgcacatcagtgcagaagtgtagtgtgagtacgaAGAACAAcgcgtactcagtaagtatctagtctaacctcgaagaagttgtgatgaggggtcgacttgacacttactagaggtcaataataataataaaagtgcataaagtagacatggtgagCATACAACAGGTATCAATGAGACAAATAGAATCAACTACAATAAATATAACAGGAGTTCATATCACATCACTAACATCTCATAACTGGCCGTGAAGGCGCTAACTCAATTACCCTAAACTGGAACCCGTTTTGATTATTAAGCATGAAgttgccgaggtgaacggcccgatcccataagaatagtggtaCTCAGTACTATCGAGGCGAATGGCCCAATCCTATAAGAATTAGTGTTACTATCATACTGacgaggtgaacgacccgatcccataagagtgttgtTACCTTCATACTGCCAAGGCGaatgacctgatcccataagagtggtgttaTCATATTActgaggcgaacaacccgatcccattagagcagagaagtttacctcgctcgcgaaaGTACTTGCGAGGCAAGAAGTCATGGAATTTTCATAATTATTAAGTATTCCtcaattttccaaaaaataagaAGTCTAAATCAATAATTGCAACTTTAAATCCCTAGTCTCAACTCTATTCAAGACAGTTAATACGCATGATAAACACAAAAGTACAATTAAAATCATGATGTggatctaagtctacccggacatatcatggaatatagctacatacggactctcgtcacctcgtgcgtacgtatatCCCCACACAAGTAATACACAACAAGATACACCTAAGGGGGTGAGTTCCCTCTTCCAAGGTTaggtaagagacttacctcattcccAAGCTTACTTCCGGTCCACTAATCCGCTCTAAAAGTCCCAAGTCGATGccaaacaatccaaaactagtcaaatattatataatttaatcaatatataatcaaaagttcataatttagctattagagtaattatccAACCCAAATTGGAGGATTCTTAAAATTCGccaccgggcccacgtgcctggattccgaaaatttttgaagataaatattatccatagcctcacgaactcaaatatataatttttacttaattccaaaaccaatttcgtggtcaaatctcatttttaccaaaaccctaggtttttcacaaatcccccaaattttaacaattttcccatgtttaatctacctaaaatCCGCATAAGTAACTTGAAAATGGGCGGGAGTTACTTACCTTAAGATGTTGTTGAGAACCCCCCTCTAATGTGCTCTCAAAATCTCTCAAGACTAAATTAAAATGTGAGAAAAATGGTCTAAGTCCCGTAATAAAAGCCGATGCAtcagtcgcagatgtcgcatttgcgacatcttaTTGGCAAATGTGAAGGCCGCGAATGCGAcaaaaccatcgcaaatgcgaagactggCCATCTCCGCcaaggtcacaaatgcgaccaaaaactttgcaaatgcgaccaaaatcatcgcaaatgcgaagagggaTAGTTCGCAAAAGTGGCAtaatctttgcaaatgcgaaatcCTCAGTGCTTTcccagcttcgcaaatgcgaatggtTCTTCACAAATgcgggctcgcaaatgcgaacaaaactttgcatttgcgaaaccTACAGTACCAgcacaaaaaatcagaaaaattaaAGTCCTTCCACCCCTCCGAACGCGTCCTAAACTCACGCGAGCCCTCAGGGATCCACACCAAaaatccacacaagtctaaaattatcatacaaactcgctcgcacgatcgaaacaccaaaataatattttcaatcacGAATCAGACGCCAAAACGCATAAATTAAAtcatgaaactcaaaaacttctaaaaacccTTCGGCgcatctgattcctatcaaatcaactcggaatgacgccaaatattTCATGCaggtcataaatcaccatacggaactactCCCAGGTTAgaaatcccaaacagacctcGATAATACTAAAACCTACTctaaatgtaatgacccggccggtcattttgagaatttaagtcccgatCAGCGGCATAAagccctgagcagcttcgtattatatgtattgacttgcgtgcatggtcgagttcagttaccggatgattcgaagtgatttgagatacttagtccttaaaacgaaagcttaaatcttaggattttgaccgtagcaggaactgtgtgaagacgacttcagaatggagttccgttagctccgtttggtgattttggacttaagggcatatccagattgtgttttggaggtctatagctcatttaggcctgaaatggcaaaagtcaaatttttagagATTTGGATCGGGAGTGGccattttgatattggggtcggaatgcgattctgagagttggaacaactctgttCTGTTATttggacttgcctgcaaaatttgacatcatcccggattgatttgattggtttcggctcgagtttttgaagttcgaagttttgaaagttcataagttcgatttttggtttgattcatagttttgtctttgtttgatgtgatttgagaccctgagcgagtccgtgttaggttatggaacttgttggtatgttttgatgtggtcccgggggcctcgggtgtgtttcggatgggctacgggccattttcttctatttttgaactgttgATATTTGTCATCTGGTTTTCTCCTTCGTGTTCGCATCTTCTCCTctgtgttcgcgaagagtaattttggaggagggaatatttgttcttcgcgttcgcactcCTCTTTCCACAATCGCGGAATCCAACCATTTCCTTCATTGAATTAATGTTCATCTCACACGTTCGCGTAGctatgccattcctctcttcgcgttcgcgtactacTTCACGCGTTCACAAAGAGCAGTCGTTGGGGCATCAGACTTttcctctacgcgttcgcgaacgTGTTGTCACATTTGCGAAGCACAACTGGGctgcttttgtttttctttttcgcgaacgcgattgatcttccgcgttcgcgatgcataaagACCTCGGCAGAATATAagatttccaaatcgagggttaggcaaTTTTTATCATATATTGACTTATAGAGCTcgattttgagcgattctttgtgggtttttcaagtaaatcgattgggtaagtgttcttcacctagaatttattatattccatgattttatctttatttttatcatttaatttgtgctTTGAGTTGGGGAAAAGGAGATTTTTTGAATAAAATttgcaaaatgaaaaatcatgatttgagagaCGAATTGGTAtaggaatttgataattttagtatggttgaactcatatcggaatgggtgttcgggttttatgaaatttgtcaagtttcgaggcgtgggcccggtggtcgacttttggaccgatttttagattttgataaagaatgaagatttatggtccggaatagtttcttatgagttttatttatgctttgaatTTATtgtggttagatttgagccgtccggaggtcatttcacccgagaagttcatttttgagtatctgtctatcttctttgaggtaagtatcttgcctaacttcgtgtgggggaactaccccttaggatttgagtcttctatgctaattgtagtccgtgtacgcgaagtgacgagtacgtgcccgtacttatttgtggaaaattagccttttagggattcttaggtccttatattcattgaatatgcagttttTCTCGTTACGATTACGTTTCTTAATTTCCAGTTTCACTTCTATCTGctctaattggaattaattgcttcatgatccactcttgttgttcatttgattcatatgtgccttaattaaaattgttatctcttctattgtcgtgttgtcttttccctaactgcttatctatatctgaaattataattatttcttctgtaattgttcatccttaattgggGTACCAATAACATAAGCTTGATTCACACGTCTAAGAGGAATGCCATTAAGCTTAAAAGGTCCAGTAACAAGTAGTAGCCCAGAACCAAGTTGTTTCAAAAACACAACTCTTTTCCCCTTAAACCTACCAGCTAGGATAATCAACACAGTCCCAGGTGTAATGCTTGCTCTGCGTTTTGTAGGTTTTGGCTTGTGTTTGTTCACAAGGGGTTTTTCTACGTCATCGGCAGGGTAAAACATTGGGGGTTTTATTGCCGGAGCGGCGACAGTAGGTTTTTTATTATGGGATGGAAATGTGCCGCCGTTTTTCTTCTTGATTGCCCAGAGACCTTTCTTGTGGTACATTTTAGAACGTGAGAATTTTCCCAGGCCAGGTATTAGTTCTGGGTTACGGAGAGTTTTCTTGGGCGCCATTGGAGAAGAGAAGCTGCTTTGGTGAGAgagtaaaccctagtttttgaGAGAAATGGCTGAGATCTCAGCGTTTGGTTTATGTAACGGGTTACTGATGATGAGAGCCCACGTGTATATGGGCTGGGCTTggtgatttttcatctttgggcTTGCCCGCTTGCCATGGATTTCGACAAATTGTAGAAAAACTGGAGAAAATAGCCAGTTTTTAGACGGGTAATTTACATTTATCCCTCgtttcaaaactagtcaaacttTAACCAGTTTTTCACTTTGTGGAGTTTCACTCATAAAATTTAGAGTtttagtatattatgttggaggaCAAGATGAGATAAGCTAGATTGAGATAGtacgggcatgtgaagaggaggtGCATGTATGCCctagtgaggaggtgtgagaggttggctaTGCTAGgctgaggagaggtagaggtagaggtaggcccaAGAAGTATTGGAGAGAGATGATTAGGCATGACATGGCGCTGCTTCAGCTTATGAGCTATAATAGGGAAATAACATGTTTAAAACAAATACAAGTTGTGGATATATGATATGGGGGGAAACTGATTGTAAACTCCCCATTTAGTCAATTACAACATATATGAGTTTACAAAGTAAATAAATTTACAAAATATACATATTTAGGGAAGATCAATCATCCAAATATTTCTCCATCCACCACTGGTCGCAATAAACTTCCTACGTGATATATAAACCCTAAACTCTAACTCTGATCCTTGAACCCTAACCCTAAATCCTTAAACTTGAACGGTCAAACCTTGATCAATAAACGTCCTTCATGGTTGATTACAATCTGTTGGTAGCGTATATAATTCCCATAAAAGTCGAGTAAAAACTGTTGGTAACATATTCTGATGATCCGGTAGATCATTTTGAGTACTAACTCCCTTTTCTATGTTCCTAGACCTTTTGTAGCTTTATTTGATGATATATGACTTGCGTGGGTCATCCGTGTCATTTTTCgaaaagcttatatgtgaaatgttaaagaaaatgtgatttttggctttaaaaatgaCTTGAGTTTAcaacggtcaacatttttagtaaacgacctcaaatcGGTGTTTTGACAATTTCAGTAGGTTCGTATGGTATTTCTGGACTTGTACGCATGTTAGGTTGGGGTCGCGGGTGACCCCAGGACGTTTCGGtgtattatgtgaaaaattagaaaattgtgTTTCAAAgttgaaaatcttgagttttgatgatcgaatcttgatatttgatattatttgatgatttgagacAACGAAAAAttttatatgatgttattacaatTGTGTCAGTATTCGAATTGGAGCCctgggggctcgggtgagttttggatgtggTTTGGAAGGTTTGGATAGCTGGTGCAAAAATCCGCTGGTG comes from the Nicotiana tabacum cultivar K326 chromosome 14, ASM71507v2, whole genome shotgun sequence genome and includes:
- the LOC107761058 gene encoding large ribosomal subunit protein eL6z-like encodes the protein MYHKKGLWAIKKKNGGTFPSHNKKPTVAAPAIKPPMFYPADDVEKPLVNKHKPKPTKRRASITPGTVLIILAGRFKGKRVVFLKQLGSGLLLVTGPFKLNGIPLRRVNQAYVIGFANAKFCSHLRARICEEPFAFAKLGKH